Genomic window (Rubeoparvulum massiliense):
GTGTGGAAGTGCAGCAATGCATGGAGCTGACGGATACTAATCGATCGAGGGCTTAACCAAATATTTCACTTTATTATGGATCGTGAATGTGATACAATTCATTTCGTCTTCAGTTTTGAGAGAATGACAACAAGCATCACATTCATCGAATGCATCATCTAGGGCTCCTACAAGCGAAGCTTGCCATGTCGCCTACGATGACACATTCGACGAATGAAAGAGACTTGTTACCATATCTCTACTAAGCATTTACAAAAAGGTAAGGAACCGAAGGTTCCTCCGAATTTCTTCAATAACTCGATATGTATTCATTTGTCAGAGCTCGATATGGCAACCGAAGGTTGCAAAGTCGCTCAAGGCAAAATGAAATACGCTCAGTACCTTTATGAAGTGCTTAAGGGCCTTAGAAGGTAAGGAACCGAAGGTTCCTAAAAAATTTACTGATATCTATTCATTTGTCAGAGCCCGACACGGCAACTTGTTGCAGGAGGGCGAGACAAAGGAATTGATATAAGCTGTCTGGTGATGATTGCAGAAGGGTCACACGCGTTCCCATCCCGAACACGACCGTTAAGCCTTCTCACGCCGAGGGTACTTGGACCGCAGGGTCCTGGGAGAGTAGGTCGTTGCCAGGCAGTTTTTATTTTTAATCCATAAGATCAAAGAGCAGGAGCCATTCCCATAGCGGAATGGCTCCTTTATGTGATTTTTCATGTTCAGCCTCTCTCCAATAGTCTCTATATTTCCTTCGGATGCTGGTTTGCCTCTAACTACTAACATAGGAAGAAACTAAAGCATAATCCTCCAATAATCCAGCGCAGTAGTGGAAAGAATGAAAAGGAGAAAATCTGACGGAGGAGGAATCATCATGCCAGATCCAGGAACAGACCAGGTGAAGCGTGGAATGGTGGAGATTCAAAAAGGTGGGGTCATTATGGATGTGACCAATGCTGAAGAAGCTAAGATCGCTGAAGCTGCGGGTGCTATTGCAGTCATGGCCCTCGAGCAAGTTCCTGCAGATATTCGGAGGTCAGGTGGTGTTGCACGCATGGCTGATCCCAGTATCATTGAAGAAGTGATGAATGCTGTCTCCATTCCTGTAATGGCAAAAGCACGGATTGGCCATTTTGTTGAGGCGCAGATCTTACAGGCAATGGGTGTGGATTATATTGATGAGAGTGAAGTACTAAATCCAGCTGATGAGGAGTTTCATATTGATAAGACAACATTTTCTGTCCCCTTTGTTTGTGGTGCTCGTGATCTTGGTGAGGCGCTACGACGAATTGGTGAAGGTGCATCATTAATTCGAACCAAGGGGGAGCCAGGTACAGGGAATGTGGTAGAGGCGGTACGCCATATGCGTTATATTCAAGCGCAGATCCATCGTGTTCAAGTGATGTCCCGAGACGAACTGATGGAA
Coding sequences:
- the pdxS gene encoding pyridoxal 5'-phosphate synthase lyase subunit PdxS, which codes for MPDPGTDQVKRGMVEIQKGGVIMDVTNAEEAKIAEAAGAIAVMALEQVPADIRRSGGVARMADPSIIEEVMNAVSIPVMAKARIGHFVEAQILQAMGVDYIDESEVLNPADEEFHIDKTTFSVPFVCGARDLGEALRRIGEGASLIRTKGEPGTGNVVEAVRHMRYIQAQIHRVQVMSRDELMEEARDIGAPHQLLVDVHMKGYLPVSNFAAGGIATPADAALLMHLGADGVFVGSGIFKAEKPERYAYAIVEATKYHNDYERIAHLCKNIGRAMLGLDITQLPEYNRMQERGN